The following proteins are co-located in the Bosea sp. AS-1 genome:
- the mgrA gene encoding L-glyceraldehyde 3-phosphate reductase translates to MANPNRYDAMRYNRCGRSGLQLPALSLGLWQNFGETGSRSNMRDICRTAFDLGITHFDLANNYGPPPGSAETAFGEILKQDFDGLRDELVISTKAGYRMWPGPYGEWGSRKYLVSSLDQSLKRMKLDYVDIFYSHRFDPNTPLEETMGALDAIVRQGKALYVGLSSYNSKRTQEAVAILRRLGTPCLIHQPSYSMLNRWIEEDKLLDTLDAEGIGSIVFSPLAQGMLTDKYLKGVPAGSRADKKAPSFREGFLSDDNIKHIAALNEIARARGQSLAQMAIAWVLRGGRVTSALIGASRPEQVTDCVAALKNTEFTPEELAAIDKHAVDGGINIWAASAER, encoded by the coding sequence ATGGCCAATCCCAACCGCTATGACGCGATGCGCTACAACCGCTGCGGCCGCAGCGGCTTGCAGCTCCCGGCGCTCTCGCTCGGCCTCTGGCAGAATTTCGGCGAAACCGGCTCGCGCTCCAACATGCGTGATATCTGCCGCACCGCCTTCGATCTCGGCATCACCCATTTCGATCTCGCCAATAATTACGGGCCGCCGCCCGGCTCGGCCGAGACCGCCTTCGGTGAGATCCTGAAGCAGGATTTCGATGGGCTTCGCGACGAGCTCGTGATCTCGACCAAGGCCGGCTACCGGATGTGGCCCGGCCCCTATGGCGAATGGGGCAGCCGCAAATACCTGGTCTCCAGCCTCGACCAGAGCCTGAAGCGGATGAAGCTCGACTATGTCGACATCTTCTATTCGCATCGCTTCGACCCGAACACGCCGCTGGAGGAAACGATGGGCGCGCTCGACGCCATCGTCCGCCAGGGCAAAGCCCTCTATGTCGGCCTCTCCTCCTACAATTCGAAGCGTACGCAGGAGGCCGTCGCGATCCTGCGCCGGCTCGGCACGCCCTGCCTGATCCACCAGCCGAGCTATTCGATGCTCAACCGCTGGATCGAGGAGGACAAGCTGCTCGACACACTCGATGCCGAGGGCATCGGCTCGATCGTGTTCTCGCCGCTGGCGCAGGGCATGCTGACGGACAAGTACCTGAAGGGCGTCCCGGCCGGCAGCCGCGCCGACAAGAAGGCGCCTTCCTTCCGCGAGGGCTTCCTCAGCGACGACAACATCAAGCACATCGCGGCGCTGAACGAGATCGCCAGGGCGCGCGGCCAGAGCCTCGCCCAGATGGCGATCGCCTGGGTGCTGCGCGGCGGGCGCGTGACGTCCGCCCTGATCGGCGCGAGCCGGCCGGAGCAGGTCACCGATTGCGTCGCGGCGCTGAAGAACACGGAGTTCACGCCCGAGGAACTGGCGGCCATCGACAAGCATGCCGTCGACGGCGGCATCAACATCTGGGCGGCTTCGGCGGAGCGGTAA
- the ggt gene encoding gamma-glutamyltransferase produces MSWGNRDFMVPGRSVAVGERGMAATSHPAATLAAVDILRAGGNAVDAAIAAVAVQAVVDPHMTGIGGDCFAIYAPAGGKMVAINGSGRAPAKAELGWFLGQGLTAIAPDSPHAVTVPGAIDAWCRLVADHGSKSLDEIFAPAIRAAEEGFVVTPRVALDWNRYRGRIEKHGLGNAVYLPGGKAPVTGDKMVHPALGRTLRRIARKGRAAFYEGEAAEEMVAVLNKAGSLMAVEDFATAKPDYVDPIGADYRDHRLWECPPNGQGIAALLIARILDGFDLKDGKLSQVDRIHLLAEASKAAYRQRDALVADPAVSPFDTEAFLSDQFVGRLRAQISLEKAAKPEAFDMPLHKDTIYLCVVDGDGNMISFINSIFSAFGSGIYAEKSGVMLQNRGSGFRLIQGHPNAIAPRKRPFHTIIPGMLSKDGRAMMPFGVMGGQYQSTGHVHFISGILDRGLDPQQASDASRSFAYDGKLSLEPTIPESVAADLKARGHDVVWAEEPLGGCQAIWVDHARGVMFGASDHRKDGIALAV; encoded by the coding sequence ATGAGCTGGGGTAATCGCGATTTCATGGTGCCGGGCCGTTCGGTGGCGGTCGGTGAACGCGGCATGGCCGCGACCTCCCATCCCGCGGCGACGCTGGCAGCCGTCGACATCCTGCGCGCCGGCGGCAATGCCGTGGATGCCGCCATCGCGGCGGTGGCGGTGCAGGCGGTGGTCGACCCGCACATGACCGGCATCGGCGGCGACTGCTTCGCGATCTACGCCCCTGCCGGCGGCAAGATGGTCGCCATCAACGGCTCGGGCCGCGCGCCTGCCAAGGCAGAGCTCGGCTGGTTCCTCGGGCAGGGCCTGACGGCGATCGCGCCGGATTCGCCCCATGCCGTCACGGTGCCCGGCGCCATCGACGCCTGGTGCCGGCTCGTCGCCGATCATGGCAGCAAGAGCCTGGACGAGATCTTCGCCCCGGCGATCCGCGCCGCCGAAGAGGGGTTCGTGGTGACGCCGCGTGTCGCGCTCGACTGGAACCGCTATCGCGGCCGCATCGAGAAGCACGGCCTCGGCAATGCCGTCTACCTGCCCGGCGGCAAGGCGCCGGTGACGGGCGACAAGATGGTCCATCCCGCCCTCGGCAGGACGCTGCGCCGGATCGCTCGCAAAGGCCGCGCCGCCTTCTACGAGGGCGAAGCGGCCGAGGAGATGGTCGCCGTCCTGAACAAGGCCGGCAGCCTGATGGCGGTCGAGGACTTCGCCACCGCGAAGCCGGACTATGTCGATCCGATCGGCGCCGATTACCGCGACCACCGCCTCTGGGAATGCCCGCCGAACGGCCAGGGCATCGCGGCATTGCTGATCGCGCGCATCCTGGATGGCTTCGACCTCAAGGACGGCAAGCTCAGCCAGGTCGACCGCATCCACCTTCTCGCCGAGGCGAGCAAGGCGGCCTATCGCCAGCGCGACGCGCTGGTGGCCGATCCGGCGGTCAGCCCCTTCGATACCGAAGCGTTCCTTTCGGATCAGTTCGTCGGCCGGCTGCGGGCGCAGATCAGCCTGGAGAAGGCGGCGAAACCTGAAGCCTTCGACATGCCGTTGCACAAGGACACGATCTATCTCTGCGTCGTCGACGGCGATGGCAACATGATCTCCTTCATCAACTCGATCTTCTCGGCCTTCGGCAGCGGCATCTATGCGGAGAAATCCGGCGTCATGCTGCAGAACCGCGGCTCGGGCTTCCGGCTGATCCAGGGGCATCCGAACGCCATCGCGCCGCGCAAGCGCCCCTTCCACACCATCATCCCCGGCATGCTGTCGAAGGACGGCCGCGCCATGATGCCTTTCGGCGTGATGGGCGGGCAGTACCAGTCGACCGGTCATGTCCATTTCATCTCCGGCATCCTCGACCGTGGGCTCGACCCGCAGCAGGCGAGCGACGCGTCGCGCAGCTTCGCCTATGACGGCAAGCTCTCCCTCGAGCCGACGATCCCCGAAAGCGTCGCGGCCGATCTCAAGGCGCGCGGCCATGACGTGGTCTGGGCCGAGGAGCCGCTCGGCGGCTGCCAGGCGATCTGGGTCGACCATGCGCGCGGCGTGATGTTCGGCGCATCCGACCACCGCAAGGACGGCATCGCGCTCGCCGTCTGA
- a CDS encoding aldehyde dehydrogenase family protein, translated as MAHELEFYIDGQWVKPSGSRTLGVVDPSNEEVFATIALGEQADVDKAVAAARAAFPAFAATSKAERLALMRRLAEAYKKRYDDIANILSREMGAPKELAHRAQAAMGTAHLAKMIETLETFEFEELRGTTLIAKEPIGVVGMITPWNWPLNQIMCKVAPALAAGCTMVLKPSEIAPLNAIIFAEAMEEAGVPKGVFNLVNGDGPTVGEAISRHPGVDMVSFTGSTRAGILVAKAAADTVKRVHQELGGKSANIILDDADLKKSVKLGVESVMRNSGQSCNAPTRMFVPETLHEEALAIAKQVAEPLKVGAPSAEGVFLGPVVSEAQYEKVQRLIEAGIKEGATLVTGGPGRPEGLNRGYYVRPTVFGGVTDEMTIAREEIFGPVLSILPYKSDDEVVARANDTPYGLASYVQSGSQDRARKVAAQMRSGNVYINYPAWDAGAPFGGYKQSGNGREYADFGLEEFLEIKGTVGYAAA; from the coding sequence ATGGCGCATGAGCTCGAATTCTACATCGACGGCCAGTGGGTGAAGCCGTCCGGCAGCCGCACGCTCGGCGTGGTCGATCCGTCGAACGAGGAGGTCTTCGCCACCATCGCGCTCGGCGAGCAGGCCGATGTCGACAAGGCCGTCGCCGCGGCCCGCGCCGCCTTCCCCGCCTTCGCCGCCACCTCCAAGGCCGAGCGCCTCGCCCTGATGCGCCGCCTCGCCGAGGCCTACAAGAAACGCTACGACGACATCGCCAACATCCTGTCGCGCGAGATGGGCGCGCCGAAGGAACTGGCGCACCGGGCCCAGGCCGCGATGGGCACCGCCCATCTCGCCAAGATGATCGAGACGCTGGAGACCTTCGAATTCGAGGAGTTGCGCGGCACCACCCTGATCGCCAAGGAGCCGATCGGCGTCGTCGGCATGATCACGCCGTGGAACTGGCCGCTCAACCAGATCATGTGCAAGGTCGCGCCCGCACTCGCCGCCGGCTGCACCATGGTGCTGAAGCCCTCCGAGATCGCCCCGCTCAACGCCATCATCTTCGCCGAGGCGATGGAAGAGGCCGGCGTGCCGAAGGGCGTGTTCAACCTCGTCAACGGCGACGGCCCGACGGTCGGCGAGGCGATCTCGCGCCATCCGGGCGTCGACATGGTCTCCTTCACCGGCTCGACCCGCGCCGGCATCCTTGTCGCCAAGGCGGCGGCGGACACGGTCAAGCGCGTGCACCAGGAGCTCGGCGGCAAGTCGGCCAACATCATCCTCGACGATGCCGACCTGAAGAAGTCGGTGAAGCTCGGTGTCGAGAGTGTGATGCGCAATTCCGGCCAGTCCTGCAATGCGCCGACCCGGATGTTCGTGCCGGAGACGCTGCATGAGGAGGCGCTCGCCATCGCCAAGCAGGTGGCCGAGCCGCTCAAGGTCGGCGCTCCCTCGGCTGAGGGCGTGTTCCTCGGCCCAGTGGTCAGCGAGGCGCAGTACGAGAAGGTGCAGCGCCTGATCGAGGCCGGCATCAAGGAAGGCGCGACGCTCGTCACCGGCGGCCCAGGCCGTCCGGAAGGGCTGAACCGTGGCTACTATGTCCGACCGACGGTCTTCGGCGGTGTCACCGACGAGATGACCATTGCCCGCGAGGAGATCTTCGGCCCCGTGCTGTCGATCCTGCCCTACAAGAGCGATGACGAAGTGGTCGCGCGCGCCAACGACACGCCCTACGGCCTCGCCTCCTACGTCCAGTCCGGCTCGCAGGATCGCGCCCGCAAGGTCGCAGCGCAGATGCGCTCGGGCAATGTCTACATCAACTATCCGGCCTGGGATGCCGGAGCGCCCTTCGGCGGCTACAAGCAGTCCGGCAATGGCCGCGAATATGCCGATTTCGGCCTTGAGGAGTTCCTCGAGATCAAGGGCACGGTCGGCTACGCCGCCGCCTGA
- a CDS encoding Gfo/Idh/MocA family oxidoreductase: MKIALVGTGFVADYYMTTLANHPALSLAGVWDRDAARLEAFRSFHNVPAYTGLDALLADPAVGIVVNLTTPESHYEVTSRALAAGKHVYCEKPLALELAQAEALVTQAQAAGLTLTTAPANGLSDAHRLVEDTLRTGRIGTPRLVYAAMEDGPVFRDKWASWRSRSGAPWPGLHEFEIGCTLEHAGYALSWLVTLFGPVESLTAFSAVTFPDKGPGTEHIAMAPDFSVGCLNFRSGVVARLTSGLAAPRDRSLQIFAEEGSLTVRDLWDNRSVIHVEEAGAPRPLLGRLFTRAEAKLGRALPWKPTPGRRLPYPAQPASKTLPHYPSQIDFMRGVADQAAAITRGELPRFSGALALHITELALALNNARDLPQPYRPRSRF, translated from the coding sequence ATGAAGATCGCGCTCGTCGGCACGGGCTTCGTCGCCGACTACTACATGACGACGCTCGCGAACCACCCGGCCCTGTCGCTGGCCGGCGTCTGGGATCGCGACGCAGCGCGCCTCGAAGCCTTCCGCAGCTTCCACAACGTCCCCGCCTATACCGGGCTCGACGCGCTGCTGGCCGATCCGGCCGTCGGCATCGTCGTCAACCTGACGACGCCGGAAAGCCATTACGAGGTCACCAGCCGGGCGCTCGCCGCCGGCAAGCATGTCTATTGCGAGAAGCCGCTCGCCCTGGAGCTGGCGCAGGCCGAGGCCTTGGTTACTCAGGCGCAGGCCGCCGGGCTGACGCTGACGACGGCTCCGGCCAACGGGCTCAGCGACGCCCATCGCCTCGTCGAGGACACCCTGCGCACAGGACGGATCGGAACGCCGCGGCTGGTCTATGCCGCGATGGAGGATGGCCCGGTCTTCCGCGACAAATGGGCAAGCTGGCGCTCGCGTTCGGGCGCGCCCTGGCCGGGGCTGCACGAATTCGAGATCGGCTGCACGCTGGAGCACGCCGGCTACGCCCTCTCCTGGCTCGTCACGCTGTTCGGCCCGGTCGAGAGCCTGACGGCCTTCTCGGCCGTGACCTTCCCGGACAAGGGGCCGGGCACGGAGCACATCGCGATGGCGCCGGATTTCTCGGTCGGCTGCCTGAATTTCCGGTCAGGCGTCGTGGCGAGATTGACGAGCGGGTTGGCCGCGCCGCGCGACCGCTCGCTGCAGATCTTTGCCGAGGAGGGCTCGCTCACCGTGCGCGACCTCTGGGACAACCGTTCCGTCATCCATGTCGAGGAGGCCGGTGCGCCACGGCCGCTGCTCGGACGGCTCTTCACCCGCGCCGAGGCGAAACTCGGCCGCGCCTTGCCCTGGAAACCGACACCAGGTCGGCGCCTGCCCTATCCGGCGCAGCCCGCAAGCAAGACCCTGCCGCATTATCCCTCGCAGATCGATTTCATGCGCGGTGTCGCCGATCAGGCTGCGGCCATCACGCGCGGCGAGCTGCCGCGCTTCTCCGGCGCGCTGGCGCTGCACATCACGGAATTGGCCTTGGCGCTGAACAACGCCCGCGACCTGCCGCAGCCCTATCGCCCGCGCTCGCGCTTCTGA
- a CDS encoding GTP-binding protein produces MASSSLLVDRRLPVTVLSGFLGAGKTTLLNHILNNREGRRVAVIVNDMSEVNIDADLVREGGANLSKTEESLVEMSNGCICCTLRDDLLSEVRRLAEEKKFDYLLIEGTGIAEPLPIAATFSFRDEEDRSLDDVARLDTMATVVDAINLLKDYDSRDFLGDRGETAGDGDERTLVDLLVEQIEFADVVVINKASEVSAEDLEKVRQVVRGLNADARIVEADFGRVALDRLLDTKLYSEEKAQTHPLWHKELYGFRDHVPETEEYGIRSFVYRARRPFHPLKLHEFMNRRLPGVVRAKGHFWLATRPHWVGEYSLAGRITRTEGMGRWWAAVPRERWPGSEEFQALMRKHWSPTWGDRRQEMVFIGGPEMDEAAIRAALDACLAGSPATGLTQALLGLEDPFPRWERDAA; encoded by the coding sequence ATGGCTTCGTCTTCCCTCCTCGTCGACCGGCGGCTGCCGGTCACGGTCCTCTCCGGCTTCCTCGGTGCCGGCAAGACCACGCTCCTGAACCACATCCTCAACAACCGCGAAGGTCGGCGCGTCGCCGTCATCGTCAACGACATGAGCGAGGTGAACATCGACGCCGATCTCGTGCGCGAGGGCGGCGCCAACCTCTCCAAGACCGAGGAAAGTCTGGTCGAGATGAGCAACGGCTGCATCTGCTGCACCCTGCGCGACGACCTGCTCAGCGAAGTGCGCCGCCTCGCCGAGGAGAAAAAGTTCGACTACCTGCTGATCGAGGGCACCGGCATCGCCGAACCCTTGCCGATCGCCGCGACCTTCTCCTTCCGCGATGAGGAGGACCGCTCGCTCGACGATGTCGCCCGGCTCGACACGATGGCCACCGTGGTCGACGCGATCAACCTGCTGAAGGACTATGATAGCCGCGACTTCCTCGGCGATCGCGGCGAGACGGCCGGCGACGGCGACGAGCGCACGCTGGTCGACCTTCTCGTCGAGCAGATCGAATTCGCCGATGTCGTGGTGATCAACAAGGCGAGCGAGGTCTCAGCCGAGGATCTGGAGAAAGTCCGGCAGGTGGTGCGCGGGCTCAATGCCGATGCCCGCATCGTCGAAGCCGATTTCGGGCGCGTGGCGCTGGACCGACTGCTCGATACGAAGCTCTACAGCGAGGAGAAGGCGCAGACCCATCCGCTCTGGCACAAGGAACTCTATGGCTTCCGCGACCATGTGCCGGAGACCGAGGAATACGGCATCCGCTCCTTCGTCTACCGGGCACGCCGGCCGTTCCACCCGCTGAAGCTGCATGAGTTCATGAACCGGCGGCTACCCGGCGTCGTGCGGGCCAAGGGCCATTTCTGGCTGGCGACTCGGCCGCATTGGGTCGGCGAATATTCCCTTGCCGGGCGGATCACCCGCACCGAGGGCATGGGGCGCTGGTGGGCGGCGGTGCCTAGGGAACGCTGGCCAGGCTCGGAGGAATTCCAGGCGCTGATGCGCAAGCACTGGTCGCCGACATGGGGCGACCGGCGCCAGGAGATGGTGTTCATCGGCGGGCCGGAGATGGACGAGGCCGCGATCCGCGCAGCACTCGACGCCTGCCTGGCCGGCAGCCCGGCGACCGGGCTGACGCAGGCGCTGCTCGGCCTGGAAGATCCCTTCCCACGCTGGGAGCGCGACGCCGCCTGA
- a CDS encoding LysR substrate-binding domain-containing protein: MTLEQLRIFVAVAEREHLTQGARALNLTQSAVSSAIATLEARYATKLFDRIGRRIALTEAGRLFLAEARAVLARAAAAEAVLSDLSGLARGSLTLMASQTVANYWLPPLIQRFRRNHPGIAVSLAIDNTETVSAAIRDGAADLGFIEGEIEDPALAMTAVAEDELVIVVPAGHPWAESVPSPSELRRGAWIFREPGSGTRAMFEAALPGLGLAASDLSVTLELPSNEAICAAVAAGAGATAISRLVAANAIAAGRLATVALPLPKRRFLALRHKERYLAKAAAAFLTLARSGSS; encoded by the coding sequence ATGACGCTTGAACAGCTGCGCATCTTCGTCGCCGTCGCTGAACGCGAGCACCTGACGCAAGGCGCGCGGGCCCTCAACCTGACACAATCGGCGGTCAGCTCCGCGATCGCGACGCTGGAAGCACGCTACGCCACCAAATTATTCGACCGGATCGGCCGGCGCATCGCGCTCACCGAAGCCGGACGGCTCTTCCTGGCCGAAGCCCGCGCGGTGCTGGCACGGGCTGCCGCGGCGGAGGCCGTGCTCTCCGACCTTTCCGGCCTGGCGCGCGGCTCGCTCACGCTGATGGCGAGCCAGACCGTGGCGAACTACTGGCTGCCGCCGCTAATCCAGCGTTTTCGTCGCAACCACCCCGGCATCGCCGTCTCCCTCGCCATCGACAATACCGAAACGGTGAGCGCCGCCATCCGCGACGGCGCGGCCGATCTCGGCTTCATCGAGGGCGAGATCGAAGATCCGGCACTGGCCATGACCGCCGTCGCGGAGGACGAACTCGTCATCGTCGTGCCAGCCGGCCATCCCTGGGCCGAGAGCGTTCCATCCCCCAGCGAACTCAGGCGCGGCGCCTGGATCTTCCGCGAACCGGGCTCGGGCACGCGCGCCATGTTCGAGGCCGCCCTGCCCGGCCTCGGCCTCGCGGCAAGCGACCTTTCGGTCACGCTGGAGCTGCCGTCCAACGAGGCGATCTGCGCCGCGGTTGCCGCCGGTGCGGGCGCGACCGCGATCTCGCGACTCGTCGCCGCCAATGCGATCGCCGCCGGCCGCCTCGCGACTGTAGCGCTGCCGCTGCCGAAGCGCCGCTTCCTCGCGCTGCGGCACAAGGAGCGCTACCTCGCCAAGGCGGCGGCGGCCTTCCTGACACTGGCCAGATCCGGTTCTTCCTGA
- a CDS encoding Gfo/Idh/MocA family oxidoreductase translates to MGTGAIAGLFAADLGLLPQAHIAAVHSRSQDNAQAFAARLSATAYDDEAAFLADPAVEAVYIATPNHLHAAQALKAIAAGKPVLIEKPIALNSGDVEAIAQAARERGVFAMEALWSRFLPAVRAVRERIAAGRIGEVRRIRADLSYIHREEPGSRFFDPALGGGAAFDLGVYPLSLTLHLLGEPQAVSGRWLAAASGVDLRSEFRLDYPQAVAELSCGFDRDGTNRLLIEGTKGALTLEAPFLKAQRLSFDADPGRAMTAYGRGLGLAARLLDRIPKPGRSTEAFAFPGNGLQFQAEAVMAAVWAGETSCGTMPLSESAAVLRIIESLLAQPPVARN, encoded by the coding sequence ATGGGGACCGGCGCCATCGCCGGGCTCTTTGCTGCCGATCTTGGGCTGCTTCCGCAGGCACACATTGCGGCCGTTCATTCGCGCTCGCAGGACAATGCGCAAGCCTTCGCCGCCCGCCTCAGTGCGACGGCCTATGACGACGAAGCCGCCTTTCTCGCCGATCCCGCCGTCGAGGCGGTCTATATCGCGACGCCGAACCATCTCCATGCCGCACAGGCGCTGAAGGCGATCGCCGCCGGCAAGCCGGTGCTGATCGAGAAGCCGATCGCGCTGAACAGCGGTGATGTCGAAGCCATCGCGCAGGCGGCGCGAGAGCGCGGCGTCTTTGCCATGGAGGCGCTGTGGAGCCGCTTCCTGCCGGCGGTCCGTGCGGTGCGCGAGCGGATCGCGGCCGGGCGGATCGGAGAGGTGAGGCGCATCCGGGCCGATCTCTCCTATATCCATCGAGAGGAGCCCGGCAGCCGCTTCTTCGATCCGGCTCTGGGCGGTGGCGCGGCTTTCGATCTCGGCGTCTATCCACTGTCGCTGACGCTGCATCTGCTCGGAGAGCCTCAGGCGGTCAGCGGGCGCTGGCTTGCGGCGGCGAGCGGCGTCGACCTGCGCAGCGAATTCCGGCTCGATTATCCGCAGGCCGTGGCCGAGCTCTCCTGCGGCTTCGATCGCGACGGCACCAACCGCCTCCTGATCGAGGGCACAAAAGGGGCGCTCACGCTCGAAGCGCCGTTTCTCAAGGCGCAACGCCTGAGCTTCGACGCCGATCCGGGGCGTGCCATGACGGCCTATGGGCGTGGGCTGGGTCTCGCAGCGCGCCTCCTCGATCGCATCCCGAAGCCCGGGCGCAGTACCGAGGCCTTCGCCTTTCCGGGCAATGGCCTGCAGTTCCAGGCGGAGGCTGTGATGGCGGCGGTTTGGGCGGGCGAAACGAGTTGCGGGACGATGCCGCTTTCCGAGAGCGCAGCCGTGCTGCGCATCATCGAAAGCCTGCTGGCGCAGCCGCCGGTCGCCCGCAACTGA
- a CDS encoding ornithine cyclodeaminase, which translates to MIQQLNVVPFVSVDHMMKLVHAIGIERMLSDIAGYIEDDFRRWEIFDKTPRIASHSLEGVIELMPTSDGKLYGFKYVNGHPKNMKAGLQTVTAFGLLSDVATGYPVLLSEMTFLTALRTAAMSAVAAKHLAPKNAATMAIIGNGAQSEFQAFAFRAILGIENLRLYDVDPAATEKCARNLARHGFKITRCTTAMEAVEGAEIVTTVTADKQYATILTDNMVGAGVHINAVGGDCPGKTEIHRDVLLRSSIFVEYPPQTRIEGDIQQLDPDHPVEELWKVITGAAQGRTDARQITLFDSVGFAIEDFSALRYVYERIREAGTYVDLDLIADPDDPRDLFGMLMRAAPGAAAAA; encoded by the coding sequence ATGATTCAGCAGCTCAACGTCGTGCCTTTCGTCAGCGTCGACCACATGATGAAGCTGGTCCATGCGATCGGTATCGAGCGGATGCTGTCCGATATCGCGGGTTACATCGAGGATGATTTCCGGCGCTGGGAGATCTTCGACAAGACGCCGCGCATCGCCTCGCACAGCCTCGAAGGCGTGATCGAGTTGATGCCGACCAGCGACGGCAAGCTCTACGGCTTCAAATATGTCAACGGCCACCCGAAGAACATGAAGGCCGGTCTCCAGACGGTCACCGCCTTCGGCCTGCTCTCGGATGTCGCGACCGGCTATCCCGTGCTGCTATCCGAGATGACCTTCCTGACCGCCTTGCGCACGGCGGCGATGTCGGCGGTGGCGGCCAAGCACCTCGCGCCGAAGAACGCCGCGACCATGGCGATCATCGGCAACGGAGCGCAGTCCGAATTCCAGGCCTTCGCCTTCCGCGCGATCCTCGGCATCGAGAATCTGCGCCTCTACGACGTCGATCCCGCCGCGACCGAGAAATGCGCCCGCAATCTCGCCCGCCATGGTTTCAAGATCACCCGCTGCACCACCGCGATGGAAGCGGTCGAGGGCGCCGAGATCGTCACCACCGTCACCGCCGACAAGCAATACGCCACGATCCTGACCGACAACATGGTCGGCGCCGGCGTCCACATCAACGCGGTCGGCGGCGACTGCCCCGGCAAGACCGAGATCCATCGTGACGTGCTGCTGCGCTCCTCGATCTTCGTCGAATATCCGCCGCAGACCCGGATCGAGGGCGATATCCAGCAATTGGACCCCGACCATCCGGTCGAGGAACTCTGGAAGGTCATCACCGGCGCGGCGCAGGGCCGCACCGACGCCCGCCAGATCACACTGTTCGACTCGGTCGGCTTCGCCATCGAGGATTTCTCGGCGCTGCGCTATGTTTACGAGCGCATCCGCGAGGCTGGCACCTATGTCGATCTCGACCTGATCGCGGACCCCGATGATCCGCGCGATCTCTTCGGCATGCTGATGCGTGCCGCACCGGGTGCCGCGGCGGCGGCCTGA
- a CDS encoding Lrp/AsnC family transcriptional regulator produces the protein MARPRLDALDRKIIAELQSNSRLSVQELAERVGLSASPCARRIRILEEAGVIQGYAAIIDQTKVGLPISVFVSIKLERQREDELDRFSQAVARWPEVVDCYLMTGQRDYLLRIVVRDLPAYERFLKDKLTRLDGVASIESSFALGQVKRSSALPIAASPEED, from the coding sequence ATGGCCCGCCCGCGCCTCGACGCGCTCGACCGCAAGATCATCGCGGAATTGCAGAGCAATTCGCGCCTTTCGGTGCAGGAGCTGGCCGAGCGCGTGGGCTTGTCCGCCTCGCCCTGCGCGCGGCGCATCCGCATCCTGGAGGAAGCCGGCGTCATCCAGGGTTATGCCGCGATCATCGACCAGACCAAGGTCGGGCTGCCGATCAGCGTCTTCGTCTCGATCAAGCTGGAGCGCCAGCGCGAGGACGAACTCGACCGTTTCTCGCAGGCCGTGGCGCGCTGGCCCGAGGTGGTCGATTGCTACCTGATGACCGGCCAGCGCGACTATCTGCTGCGCATCGTCGTGCGCGATCTGCCGGCCTATGAGCGCTTCCTCAAGGACAAGCTCACCCGCCTCGACGGCGTCGCCTCGATCGAATCGAGCTTCGCGCTGGGCCAGGTCAAGCGCTCCAGCGCCCTGCCGATCGCGGCGTCGCCGGAGGAGGATTAG
- a CDS encoding Lrp/AsnC family transcriptional regulator: protein MDDLDRKLITLLRHDGRRSISDLAADLGLTRATVRARLEKLEQSGEIIGFTVILRSDAIDLPVRGITMIEIAGQAADSVIAALSGFSEVSSIHTTNGNWDLVVELGTSDLIAFDQVLRRIRLIPGVTNSETSLLLATPRSVKARL from the coding sequence ATGGACGATCTCGACCGCAAACTCATCACGCTGCTGCGCCATGACGGGCGCCGCAGCATCTCGGACCTCGCCGCCGATCTCGGCCTGACGCGGGCGACCGTCCGTGCGCGGCTGGAAAAGCTGGAGCAGTCCGGCGAGATCATCGGCTTCACCGTGATCCTGCGCTCGGACGCCATCGACCTGCCGGTGCGCGGCATCACCATGATCGAGATCGCCGGTCAGGCGGCGGATTCGGTGATCGCGGCACTTTCCGGTTTCAGTGAGGTCTCCAGCATCCACACCACTAACGGCAACTGGGACCTTGTGGTGGAGCTCGGCACCTCCGACCTGATCGCCTTCGACCAGGTGCTCAGGCGCATCCGCCTGATCCCCGGCGTCACCAACAGCGAGACCAGCCTGCTGCTGGCGACGCCACGCAGCGTCAAGGCACGGCTCTAG